Part of the Fodinicola acaciae genome is shown below.
CACTGAACGTCCAGCCGAGCAGCAGCCAGCACGCGAGGACGTACCAGGACCGGTGGCGGGTCTGCGGCAGTGCGGTCATCGGGCCTCCGCGGTCGTACGAGCCCCGATGGTAAGCGCTTTCGACAGCTGTTTCCCAGTGCCGCAACCGATCCTGGCCAAACGTCCTGCGTTTGCCTGAGCCTCTTACGTCTGGCCGCCGTCCTTGGCGTCCGAGCTGCGGACGAACCCCTTGTCGACCATCCACTGCAACGCGGTCAGCGTCGGGTCCTGCCCCTGCACGGTCACCTTGGTGGTCAGCTTCAGGCTTTCCTCACTGGTCAACGCCTTGGAGATCGGCGCGAACAGGTCGGCGATCTGCGGGTATTTCTGGAAAACCTCGGTGCGTACGACGATGGCCGCGTTGTAGATGGGGAAAAACTGACGGTCGTCGTCGAGCAGTTTCAGTCCGAGGCCGCCGATCCGGCCATCGGTGGTGAAAACCTCGCCGAAGGTGCAGGCCCCCTGGTCCGTACGGTTGTAGACCAGGCCGGTCGCCATCGTCTGGATGTTCTGCGACGGGTTGGGCACCTTGAAGCCGTACGTCTTCTCCACGCCCGGGATGCCGTCCGGCCGCGCGGCGAACTCGCTCTCCACACAGAAAGTCGCCGCCTGCGGGTTTTCCTTGATCAGTCGGCCGATGTCGGAGATCTTGTGCAGGTTGTATTTCTTCTGGTTCTCCGGTGTCACGGCGAAGGCGTACGTGTTGTCCAACGGCGCCGGTGGCAGCCAGGTGATGCCGTTCTTGGCGTCCGCTTTCTTGACCGCCAGCCACTGCTGGTGAGAGTCCTGGATCGGCTTTGCCTGCTGCAGATAGGAAAGCCAGCCGGTGCCGGTGTATTCCCATTCCAGGTCCACGCCACCGGCCAGCAGCGCGCGCCGCTGGCTGTCCGACCCCTTGATGTTCGTACGGTCGATGACGCCGGCGCCGGCGGCCTTCAACGCGATCACCGCGATGGCGCCGATGACGAGCTGCTCGTCGAAGTCCTTCGAACCTACGACGATCGGCTGGCCCTTCAGCGCCGGGATTTCCTTGATGGAGGCCGGCTGTACGTTGGCCACGTACGCCGATCCGGTCTGCAGACCGCAACCGGTCAGCGCCAGGGTCGCGGCCAGCACCAGTGCGACCGGTGCCGCGAGGACGCGCAAAGCCGGTGATCGCAGTCCGGTGACAGGTCGCATGTCACAGCCCCTTCGGTGTCAGGAAACGCTCGACGATGCCGCCGATCCAGTCGATGAACAGCGCCAGCAACACCGCCAGCACGCCACCGGTGAACAGCAGGATCGGCCGTTGCAACGTGATGCCGACGCTGATCAGGTCGCCGAGGCCGCCGGCGCTGACGAAGGTGCCGAGGGTCGCCACGCCGACGACCAGCACCAGCGTCGTACGCAGGCCGGCCAGGATGTACGGCACGGCCAGCGGCAGCTCGACCCGGGTCAGCACGCGCCACGGCGTCATGCCGATGCCGCGGGCCGCCTCGATCAGAGCGGGGTCCAGCGCGTCGATGCCGGTGATGGTGTTGCGCAGCACCGGCAGGATGCCGTAGAGGACGCAGGCTGTGACGGTGAGCCAGAAGCCGAAGAAGCCGGCCTGCACGAACAGCACGGCCAGCAGCACCAGCAGGCCGATCACCGGGATGGCCTGGCCGAGGTTGGCGATCAGCGTGATCGGCGCGGCCAGGAAACGCAGCGGCCGGCGGGTCAGGAGGATGCCGAGCGGGATGCCGATCACGATGACCAGCGCCGCCGAGGTGATGGTCAGCAGGACGTGCTGCCAGGTCAGCCAGCCGATCTTGGCGCCGGTGATGTACTGCAGCTCGATGGCGTCCTTCGGGATGGCGAAGGCGTACACCAGATACGCCACACCGAGCACCAGCAGCGCGACCGGCGTGAACAGCAGCCGCCGGCCGCTCTGCCGGCGCGGCTCCTCGCCTCTGGCGACCTCGGCCGAGACGTCGGATGGGTCGAGAGTGGTGACAGCCATCAGCTCTCGCCTTCTCCGCTGTGGTTCTCCTGCGCCTCGCGGATCTCGGTGATCTTGTTCATGATCTGGTCGATCCGTACGATCCCGACGTACTCGCCGCGCTCGCCGGTGACCGCCGCATAGCCGCCGCCTTCGGTGAGGATCGCGTCGAGCGCGTCGACCAGCGTCGAGCGCCGCGCGACCGTGTCGCCGACGTGGTGGCCGCCGGAGCGGATGCTGCCGGTGGCGTTGGCGAGGTTACGCGCGTGCACCCACTCGGCCGGACGCTTGTTCTTGTCCAGCAACAAAAGATAGCGCTCGGAGCCGATCAGTTTGCGTGCCTCGGCGGCATCGACGCCGACCTGCGCGGTCGGCACCGTACCGAGCTCCAGGTCGCTGACCCGGCGCAGGCCGAGCTGCCGGATCGTCGCGCCACCGCCGACGAAACCGGCGACGGTGTCGTCGGCCGGCGCGGCCAGGATCGCCTCCGGCGTGTCGTACTGCAGGATCTTGGACTGGTTGCCGAGCACCGCGATCCGGTCGCCGAGCTTGATGGCCTCGTCGAAGTCGTGCGTGACGAACACGATCGTCTTGCCCAGCTGGCTCTGCAGGTTGAGCAGCTCGTCCTGCAGGTTGCCGCGGGTGATCGGGTCGACCGCGCCGAACGGCTCGTCCATCAGCAGCACCGGCGGGTCGGCGGCGAGCGCGCGCGCCACGCCGACGCGCTGCTGCTGACCACCGGAGAGCTGACGCGGATAGCGGTGCCGGAAGGTGTCCGGGTCCAGGCCGGTCAGGTCGAGCATCTCGTCGACCCTGGCCCTGATCCGCTGCTTGTCCCAGCGCAGCATCGTCGGCACCTGCGCGACGTTTTGCGCGATGGTCATGTGCGGGAACAGGCCGACCTGCTGGATCGCGTATCCGATCCGGCGGCGCAGCTCGGCGGCCTCCAGGCGGGTCACGTCCTGGTCCCCGAGCATGATCTTGCCGGAGGTCGGCTCGATCAGCCGGTTGATCATCTTCATGGTGGTCGTCTTGCCGCAGCCGGACGGCCCGACGAAGACGACGATCTCACCGGCGTTGACGTGCATGGAGAAGTCGTCGACGGCCGGTTGTTGCTGACCGGCGTACCGCTTCGTGACGTGCTCGAGCTCGATCGGCGCGCCGTGTACGGCACGGCCGCCGTCGTTCTTGCGCTCCACGACGGTGGACTCAGACACGGATCCCCCTTGAGATGGTCAGCCGGCCGATGATGATCAGCACGATGTCGAACAGGATGGCCAGGATGGCGACGCCGAGCGTGCCGGCGAGCGCCTCGCTGACCGCGTTGGTGGCGCCGATCCGGTTCAGGCCGCCGAGGATCTGGTTTCCCAGGCCGGGACCGGCGGCGAAGGCGGCCAGCGCGGCGATCCCCATGGTCATCTGCGTGCTCACCCGGATGCCGGCGAGGATCGCCGGCCAGGCCAGCGGCAGCTCGACCAGCGCCAGTACGCGCCACCGCGGCATGCCGATGCCCTGTGCGGCCTCGGTCATCGCCGGGTCGACACCGCGCAGGCCGACGACCGTGTTGCGGACGATCGGCAGCAGCGCGTAGAGCACCAACGCGGTGACCGTCGGCCGTACGCCCAACCCGAGGAACGGGATCAGCAGGCCGAGCAACGCGAACGAGGGGAAGGTCAGGATCGTGCTGGTGCTGGCCACCGCGATGTTGGTCAGCCGCTCGCTGCGGTAGACCAGGATGCCGATCGCGACGGCGATGACGATGGCCAGCAGCATGCTCTGCGCGACCGCGCTGGCATGCATGGTGCTGTCGAAGATGAGCTGTTGGGAGCGGGATGTCAGATAACCCCAGAATTCCCCCAGAAAACCGCTCATCGGAGTTTTTCCATTGTCCGTATGCGCATATGCACCACCTCTGCTCGGTCGGGGGGTGTTTCGCACCCTAACGGCGTTGGTCCACCTTGTCGTGTCGAGTTGACCGCAAAACCAGTCGTAACCGGACATAGCAGGTGGCGAACCGGCGCTGCCGCACCGAGCGGCGGGTGGCACGATGGATCCGATGGCTACGTTTCCGCGGACAACCGCAACCGTTCCCGGCGCGCCGGCCGGTGCCACCGCGACCGCCGAGCCGGACGCCGTGGTCTTCGAGGACACCACCGCCGAGGCCGACCCGCCGTGGCTCACCATCGTGTGGAACGATCCGGTCAACCTGATGTCCTACGTGACGTACGTGTTCCAGAAGGTTTTCGGCTATTCCAAGCAGAAAGCGACCCGGTTGATGCTGGACGTCCACCAGAAGGGACGCGCCGTCGTGTCGCGCGGCAGCCACGACGAGATGGAGGCCGACGTGGCGAAGCTGCACGCGTACGGCCTGTGGGCCACCGTCTCGCGGGACAGCTGAGTGCTGGGTTTCCACCGCTCCGGTGAGCGGATCGTCGCGTACTTCGACGGCATCGAGGCCGAGGTGTTCCGGCACTTCGCCGGCCAGATGCTGATGCTGCTCGGCGCCGACCCGGACGACCCGGCGGCCAGTGGGGTGCCGGACCCGTTCGAGCAGCTGGCCGGGCTCGGCGAGGTGACCGAGCCGCCGGAGGACCCGGCGCTGCACCGGCTGCTGCCGGACGCGTACAAGGACGACCCGGAGGCCTCCGGCCGCGCGCGTGCCTTCACCGAGGACGCGCTGCGCGCCGGCAAGGTCGAGCGGATGCGGATGTTGTACGACGGCCTGCCCGAGGACGGCGGCGAGGTGTCGCTGACCGACGAGCAGGCCGACGGCTGGCTGCGTGCGCTGACCGACCTGCGGCTGGTGTTGGCCGTACGCCTGGAGATCGAGGACGACGAGACGGCCGAGGAACGGCTGGAGGACGCCTTCGCCTCCGCCGACCAGGCAGTCGCCGGCACCGCCGCCATGTACCAGTACGCCGGCCTGCTGTCCGAGACGCTGGTGTCGGCCCTGATGGGGACGACTCCCGACTTCTCCGACGACGACCTCTGACCCTCTGTCACGTACGGCGTGGTCGCATGGCCACCATGCGTGCGTCCAGCGCACGCATGGTGGCCATGCGACCAACCCGTACGTGACGGTGTGTGTCACACGAGGGAGAGGGAGCAGGGGTGGGCCTGTAGCCTTGCGTGTTGTGCTGAAGCTGACGCGGCAGGTGTACGACGCGATCGTCGCGCACGCTCGTAAGGACCACCCCGACGAGGCGTGTGGGCTGGTCACCGGGCCGGCCGGCAGCGACCTGGCCGAGCGGGTGATCCCGATGCTCAACGCCGAGCGGTCGCCGACCTTCTACCGGTTCGACGACAACGAGTGGAACAGGGTCTATCAGCAGATCGACGACCGCGACGACGAGATCACCGTGGTCTACCACTCGCACACGGCGACCGAGGCCTATCCGTCGCGTACGGACGTGAGCTATGCCGACGGCTATGCGCAGCTGCTGCCCAACCCGCACTATGTGCTGGTCAGCACGCGTGACGCGGAGACCGTCGAGTTCCGCTCGTACCGGATCGTGGCCGGCGAGGTCACCGAGGAAGACGTCGAGATCACGGAATCATCCGACACCTGAGTGTTGTTGCCGCCTGTTAAGTAGTCCGAAAACCGAGGAGAACGACCGGCCATGGCCATCGAGGTACGCATCCCGACCATCCTGCGCACGTACACCGGCGGCGCGAAGACCGTCAGCGGCTCGGGCGACACGCTCGACGCGCTGCTGACCGACCTCGACGGCCAGCACGCCGGCCTGCGCGGCCGGCTGATCACCGAGTCCGGTGACCTGCACCGCTTCGTCAACATCTACGTCAACGACGAGGACGTACGGTTCACCGGCGCGCTGGAGACCAAGCTCAGCGACGGCGACTCGGTCACCATCCTGCCGGCCGTCGCCGGCGGCTGAGCTCGCGATGGCGCGCTACGAGTCGCTGATCGCGGCCCTCGGC
Proteins encoded:
- a CDS encoding Mov34/MPN/PAD-1 family protein; this translates as MLKLTRQVYDAIVAHARKDHPDEACGLVTGPAGSDLAERVIPMLNAERSPTFYRFDDNEWNRVYQQIDDRDDEITVVYHSHTATEAYPSRTDVSYADGYAQLLPNPHYVLVSTRDAETVEFRSYRIVAGEVTEEDVEITESSDT
- a CDS encoding MoaD/ThiS family protein, coding for MAIEVRIPTILRTYTGGAKTVSGSGDTLDALLTDLDGQHAGLRGRLITESGDLHRFVNIYVNDEDVRFTGALETKLSDGDSVTILPAVAGG
- a CDS encoding ABC transporter permease, whose amino-acid sequence is MAVTTLDPSDVSAEVARGEEPRRQSGRRLLFTPVALLVLGVAYLVYAFAIPKDAIELQYITGAKIGWLTWQHVLLTITSAALVIVIGIPLGILLTRRPLRFLAAPITLIANLGQAIPVIGLLVLLAVLFVQAGFFGFWLTVTACVLYGILPVLRNTITGIDALDPALIEAARGIGMTPWRVLTRVELPLAVPYILAGLRTTLVLVVGVATLGTFVSAGGLGDLISVGITLQRPILLFTGGVLAVLLALFIDWIGGIVERFLTPKGL
- a CDS encoding ABC transporter ATP-binding protein, with protein sequence MSESTVVERKNDGGRAVHGAPIELEHVTKRYAGQQQPAVDDFSMHVNAGEIVVFVGPSGCGKTTTMKMINRLIEPTSGKIMLGDQDVTRLEAAELRRRIGYAIQQVGLFPHMTIAQNVAQVPTMLRWDKQRIRARVDEMLDLTGLDPDTFRHRYPRQLSGGQQQRVGVARALAADPPVLLMDEPFGAVDPITRGNLQDELLNLQSQLGKTIVFVTHDFDEAIKLGDRIAVLGNQSKILQYDTPEAILAAPADDTVAGFVGGGATIRQLGLRRVSDLELGTVPTAQVGVDAAEARKLIGSERYLLLLDKNKRPAEWVHARNLANATGSIRSGGHHVGDTVARRSTLVDALDAILTEGGGYAAVTGERGEYVGIVRIDQIMNKITEIREAQENHSGEGES
- the clpS gene encoding ATP-dependent Clp protease adapter ClpS; translated protein: MDPMATFPRTTATVPGAPAGATATAEPDAVVFEDTTAEADPPWLTIVWNDPVNLMSYVTYVFQKVFGYSKQKATRLMLDVHQKGRAVVSRGSHDEMEADVAKLHAYGLWATVSRDS
- a CDS encoding ABC transporter permease, translating into MSGFLGEFWGYLTSRSQQLIFDSTMHASAVAQSMLLAIVIAVAIGILVYRSERLTNIAVASTSTILTFPSFALLGLLIPFLGLGVRPTVTALVLYALLPIVRNTVVGLRGVDPAMTEAAQGIGMPRWRVLALVELPLAWPAILAGIRVSTQMTMGIAALAAFAAGPGLGNQILGGLNRIGATNAVSEALAGTLGVAILAILFDIVLIIIGRLTISRGIRV
- a CDS encoding glycine betaine ABC transporter substrate-binding protein, which encodes MRPVTGLRSPALRVLAAPVALVLAATLALTGCGLQTGSAYVANVQPASIKEIPALKGQPIVVGSKDFDEQLVIGAIAVIALKAAGAGVIDRTNIKGSDSQRRALLAGGVDLEWEYTGTGWLSYLQQAKPIQDSHQQWLAVKKADAKNGITWLPPAPLDNTYAFAVTPENQKKYNLHKISDIGRLIKENPQAATFCVESEFAARPDGIPGVEKTYGFKVPNPSQNIQTMATGLVYNRTDQGACTFGEVFTTDGRIGGLGLKLLDDDRQFFPIYNAAIVVRTEVFQKYPQIADLFAPISKALTSEESLKLTTKVTVQGQDPTLTALQWMVDKGFVRSSDAKDGGQT
- a CDS encoding DUF2017 domain-containing protein: MLGFHRSGERIVAYFDGIEAEVFRHFAGQMLMLLGADPDDPAASGVPDPFEQLAGLGEVTEPPEDPALHRLLPDAYKDDPEASGRARAFTEDALRAGKVERMRMLYDGLPEDGGEVSLTDEQADGWLRALTDLRLVLAVRLEIEDDETAEERLEDAFASADQAVAGTAAMYQYAGLLSETLVSALMGTTPDFSDDDL